A region from the Helcococcus ovis genome encodes:
- the coaD gene encoding pantetheine-phosphate adenylyltransferase, with translation MKVVYPGSFDPVTNGHIDIIKRAAGLFEEVVVCVLVNSKKNYLFNMEERIEMLEELLYDYDNVKVCMYSGLLIDFVEKNKIDSIIRGIRAISDYESELQFAQMNKFYSRTNVETIFMVAEPEMSYLSSSIVKEIASFNGDVSRLVPKNVEIKIKQKFK, from the coding sequence ATGAAAGTAGTTTATCCGGGAAGTTTTGACCCTGTTACTAATGGACATATAGATATAATAAAAAGGGCTGCTGGTCTTTTTGAAGAAGTTGTTGTATGCGTTTTAGTAAATAGTAAAAAAAATTATTTATTTAATATGGAAGAAAGAATTGAAATGTTAGAAGAATTATTGTATGATTATGATAACGTTAAAGTTTGTATGTATTCCGGATTATTGATTGATTTTGTTGAAAAAAATAAAATTGATTCAATAATAAGAGGCATAAGAGCTATATCTGATTATGAATCTGAATTACAATTTGCTCAGATGAATAAATTTTATTCCAGAACAAATGTGGAAACTATTTTCATGGTTGCTGAGCCGGAGATGTCATATTTAAGCTCAAGCATCGTAAAAGAAATAGCGTCATTTAATGGTGATGTTTCAAGATTAGTGCCTAAAAATGTTGAAATTAAAATAAAACAAAAATTTAAATAG
- a CDS encoding ATPase — protein MNILSLIEELEQIMDDGGSVPFSKKITINPDEVYEVINDLRESIPQEIKDAQWVNQERERILQEANSQASAIKDKAREEVERSYEDANRKLRELVNQDTITVEARKEAEKIIAEAKETANTIATNSLAYVDQILAKTSDELKNTLSTIEENRSQLKY, from the coding sequence ATGAATATTTTATCATTAATAGAAGAATTAGAACAAATTATGGATGATGGTGGTTCGGTACCATTTTCAAAAAAAATAACAATTAATCCTGATGAAGTTTACGAAGTAATAAATGACTTGAGAGAATCAATTCCTCAGGAAATTAAAGATGCTCAATGGGTAAATCAAGAAAGAGAAAGAATTTTGCAAGAAGCAAATTCTCAAGCCAGTGCAATAAAGGATAAAGCTAGAGAAGAAGTTGAAAGATCATATGAAGATGCTAATAGAAAATTGAGAGAATTAGTAAATCAAGATACTATTACAGTTGAAGCTAGAAAAGAAGCAGAAAAAATTATTGCTGAAGCTAAAGAAACAGCAAACACAATTGCTACAAATTCATTAGCATATGTAGATCAAATTCTAGCGAAAACATCTGATGAATTAAAGAATACATTAAGCACAATAGAAGAAAATAGATCACAATTAAAATATTAA
- a CDS encoding tRNA dihydrouridine synthase: protein MKENFWKDLPKPFFILAPMEDVTDTVFRHVVAKAAAPDVFFTEFTDTNCLHNEKARKTLSGRLHFTDDEQPIVAHIWGDIPENFAKMAKELAKMGYKGIDINMGCPALKVVKKGKGSGLIKRPDVASKIIQAAKEGGLPVSVKTRIGFLEVDEYKEWISHILRQDIVNLSIHLRTRKEMSDFDAHWELIPEIKKLRDEIAPNTLLTINGDILDRQVGMQLAEKYGVDGIMIGRGIFRNIFAFEKEKRHHSYKEYMDLFYYHLDYYEEMIKVEPKLSKVLNRLFKTYIKDFEGSRQLRDTLVRTRSIEEVRKVLAEFPLMNAIMNEEI from the coding sequence ATGAAAGAAAATTTTTGGAAAGATTTACCTAAACCATTTTTTATCCTAGCACCAATGGAAGATGTAACAGATACAGTTTTCAGACATGTCGTTGCAAAAGCTGCTGCACCCGATGTCTTTTTTACTGAATTTACCGATACTAATTGTCTTCATAATGAAAAAGCTAGAAAGACATTAAGTGGTAGATTGCATTTTACTGATGATGAACAACCCATTGTTGCACATATTTGGGGAGATATACCGGAAAATTTTGCCAAAATGGCAAAAGAACTAGCAAAAATGGGATATAAAGGTATTGATATTAATATGGGTTGTCCTGCTTTAAAAGTAGTAAAAAAAGGTAAAGGTTCAGGGCTTATAAAAAGACCTGATGTTGCTTCTAAAATCATACAAGCTGCAAAAGAAGGGGGATTGCCTGTAAGCGTAAAAACCAGAATAGGATTTTTAGAAGTAGATGAATACAAAGAATGGATAAGTCACATTTTAAGACAGGATATAGTAAACTTATCCATACATTTGCGTACAAGAAAAGAAATGTCCGATTTTGATGCACACTGGGAATTAATTCCGGAAATAAAAAAATTGAGAGATGAAATAGCTCCAAATACATTATTAACAATTAATGGTGATATTCTGGATAGACAAGTGGGAATGCAATTAGCAGAAAAATATGGTGTTGATGGCATAATGATTGGTAGAGGTATATTTAGAAATATATTTGCGTTTGAAAAAGAAAAAAGACATCACAGCTATAAAGAATATATGGATTTATTCTATTATCATCTAGATTATTATGAAGAAATGATAAAAGTTGAGCCAAAGCTAAGTAAGGTGCTTAATAGATTATTTAAAACCTATATAAAAGATTTCGAGGGATCAAGACAACTTAGAGATACATTAGTTAGAACTAGAAGTATTGAAGAGGTACGTAAAGTTTTAGCTGAATTTCCTTTGATGAATGCAATAATGAATGAAGAGATTTGA
- a CDS encoding tRNA(Met) cytidine acetate ligase has protein sequence MINIAIICEYNPMHNGHLHQIKKIKQKFPKSNIIALMSTSFVQRGEPSIIGKFDKARSALKCGVDLVFEIPAIISLQSADYFSYYTTFLLNELGLIDYISFGIEDDTETFYKLLDFKIKNESKIFELQGKYIKQGYSYKNAYLEAINEIDKNVPHSIISPNNTLALNYALTLNKLNSKIKILPIQRKDGGYNSEKLDKYKFQSATTIRNLIKENYDVSNYVPAELIEILKNTNLHNIDEYSNIFYYKAFIEKNTGESIAGFEPGMLNLLKKNYSDKISDMIEKSHNKRYSKSRLKRFIINYLLEIEVVDIKNLDKINYLRPIGFNDKGRDLINQLKNLTDFTILNKLVDYVTLDDVNRNFAEIDIRAYELQNLNNTKILNKNFKNRIYIK, from the coding sequence ATGATTAATATAGCAATAATATGTGAATACAACCCTATGCATAATGGACATTTACATCAAATAAAAAAAATTAAACAAAAATTTCCAAAATCAAATATCATAGCACTTATGAGTACATCATTTGTTCAAAGAGGTGAACCTTCAATTATAGGTAAATTTGATAAGGCAAGATCAGCATTAAAATGTGGCGTAGATCTTGTATTTGAAATACCAGCAATCATAAGTCTACAAAGTGCTGATTATTTCTCATATTATACAACATTCCTTCTTAATGAATTAGGTTTAATCGATTATATTTCATTTGGAATTGAAGATGATACTGAAACTTTTTACAAATTACTTGATTTTAAAATCAAAAACGAATCTAAAATATTTGAGCTACAAGGTAAATATATTAAACAAGGTTATTCATACAAAAATGCTTATTTAGAAGCAATTAATGAAATTGATAAAAATGTTCCGCATTCAATAATTTCTCCAAATAACACACTTGCTTTAAATTATGCACTTACACTAAATAAATTAAATAGTAAGATTAAAATATTACCTATTCAAAGAAAAGATGGTGGTTACAACAGTGAGAAATTAGATAAATACAAGTTTCAATCAGCAACAACTATTAGAAATTTAATAAAAGAAAATTATGATGTTTCAAATTATGTACCTGCCGAATTAATAGAAATATTAAAAAATACAAATCTTCACAACATTGATGAATACTCAAATATTTTTTATTATAAAGCATTTATTGAAAAAAATACAGGAGAATCTATTGCTGGATTTGAACCCGGTATGTTAAACCTATTAAAGAAAAATTATTCGGATAAAATCTCCGATATGATTGAAAAATCTCATAATAAAAGATATTCAAAATCGAGATTGAAAAGATTTATTATAAATTATTTATTAGAAATTGAGGTTGTAGATATTAAAAATCTTGATAAAATAAACTATTTGAGACCTATCGGATTTAATGACAAAGGTAGAGATTTAATAAATCAATTAAAAAATTTAACTGATTTTACAATATTGAATAAACTAGTTGATTATGTAACATTAGATGATGTTAATAGGAATTTTGCTGAAATTGATATTAGAGCATATGAATTACAAAATTTGAATAATACTAAAATTCTAAATAAAAATTTTAAAAATAGAATTTATATAAAGTAA
- a CDS encoding acetate/propionate family kinase — translation MDILVLNSGSSSLKYQYLNSQTGEVYGKGLIERIGISGSNIEHKKGDRKVVIERNLPSHKEAVKLLFEVLTHEDYGIIKNIDDIKAIGHRIVHGGSIINPRLVDDEALEILEDAIRFAPLHNPGAIQGIKGVEEVAPGKPNVICVDTGFHATIPAENALYAIPYEYYEKDAIKRYGAHGTSHKYITLKVAEKLGKKPEEVNVITCHLGNGASITAVKNGQSYDTSMGLTPLEGLVMGTRSGDIDPAVVFNIGKQYNLSYDEMDTLLNKKSGLLGVSGVSSDFRDVLLASQEGNERAKLALDMFINRAKKYVGSYYALLERVDAIAFAGGIGENSDYAREHILEGLENLGIKVDVEANKGARDEKEISAEDSKVKVFIIPTNEELMIARETQNIVENL, via the coding sequence ATGGATATTTTAGTATTAAATAGTGGTAGTTCATCACTTAAATATCAATACCTAAATTCACAAACAGGTGAAGTTTACGGTAAGGGGTTAATAGAAAGAATTGGTATTTCAGGATCAAATATTGAACATAAAAAAGGTGATAGAAAAGTTGTTATAGAAAGAAATTTGCCATCACATAAAGAAGCTGTAAAATTATTATTTGAAGTTTTAACACATGAAGATTATGGTATCATTAAAAATATTGATGATATTAAGGCTATTGGGCATAGAATTGTTCATGGTGGCTCAATTATTAATCCTAGATTAGTAGATGATGAAGCATTAGAAATTTTAGAAGACGCTATAAGATTTGCACCGTTACACAACCCGGGAGCAATTCAAGGAATAAAAGGTGTTGAAGAAGTTGCACCGGGAAAACCAAATGTAATTTGTGTTGATACAGGATTCCATGCAACTATACCGGCGGAAAATGCTTTATATGCCATTCCTTATGAATACTATGAAAAAGATGCGATTAAGAGATATGGTGCTCATGGAACAAGTCATAAATATATAACACTTAAAGTTGCTGAAAAGTTAGGCAAAAAACCTGAAGAGGTAAATGTAATAACATGTCATTTAGGAAATGGTGCAAGTATTACAGCAGTTAAAAATGGACAATCATATGACACATCAATGGGTCTTACACCATTAGAAGGTTTAGTAATGGGTACAAGAAGTGGAGATATTGATCCAGCTGTTGTGTTTAATATTGGAAAACAATATAATCTTTCATATGATGAAATGGATACATTATTAAATAAAAAATCAGGTTTATTAGGAGTGAGTGGTGTGTCGTCTGACTTTAGAGATGTTTTATTAGCAAGTCAGGAAGGAAACGAAAGAGCAAAATTGGCACTAGATATGTTTATAAATAGAGCTAAAAAATATGTTGGATCATATTATGCTTTATTAGAAAGAGTTGATGCTATTGCGTTTGCAGGAGGTATCGGAGAAAATTCAGATTATGCGAGAGAACATATTTTAGAAGGATTAGAAAACTTAGGCATCAAAGTTGATGTTGAAGCAAACAAAGGTGCTAGAGATGAAAAAGAAATTTCAGCTGAAGATTCAAAAGTTAAAGTATTTATCATTCCTACAAATGAAGAATTAATGATTGCTAGAGAAACACAAAATATAGTAGAAAATTTATAA
- the rpmF gene encoding 50S ribosomal protein L32, which yields MAVPKRKTSKAKTASRRASSYRLNKVNFVVDSETNEARLPHRVSPSGYYNGKKIFEVEENEE from the coding sequence ATGGCAGTACCAAAGAGAAAAACATCTAAAGCTAAAACAGCATCAAGAAGAGCTTCTTCTTATAGATTAAATAAAGTAAATTTTGTTGTTGATTCAGAAACAAATGAAGCAAGATTACCACATAGAGTAAGTCCATCAGGATATTATAATGGTAAAAAAATATTTGAAGTAGAAGAAAATGAAGAATAA
- the plsX gene encoding phosphate acyltransferase PlsX gives MKLVVDLMGADLGVEEVVNGVCDSFEKTKLNFILVGPKENAQRIINKRNIDHSRVEFIDTNEFIENHDDPVRSLRRKKNASLVLGLEKLNEEGDGFLSAGSTGGLLAGGIFITKRLKNVKRATLATLVPTRSGSQTILVDSGAVVDTKPEMQEQFAVMGSVVAEKYLNKKNPKVYLVNIGAEEGKGDIRTKEVYQLLKNNPNINFCGNIEPRDFLTGKADVIVADGFSGNMMIKSTEGAASVLFSEIKTAVTSSFFSKIGALLLKKSLKKIKDKYDYKKVGAGIFLGLNKPLFKAHGSSDREAIKFAIYKAEELINSNINNTIEERL, from the coding sequence ATGAAATTAGTTGTAGATTTAATGGGTGCAGATTTGGGAGTTGAAGAAGTTGTTAATGGAGTCTGTGATTCATTTGAAAAAACAAAGTTAAATTTTATTTTGGTCGGGCCAAAAGAAAATGCACAGAGAATTATTAATAAAAGAAATATTGATCATTCAAGAGTAGAGTTTATTGATACAAATGAGTTTATTGAAAATCATGATGATCCGGTAAGGTCTTTAAGAAGAAAAAAAAATGCTTCGTTAGTATTGGGTCTTGAAAAATTAAACGAAGAGGGCGATGGATTTTTATCTGCTGGGAGTACAGGTGGACTTCTTGCTGGAGGAATATTTATTACAAAGCGTTTAAAAAATGTTAAGAGAGCAACTTTAGCTACTTTGGTTCCTACAAGATCAGGGAGTCAGACTATACTTGTTGATTCCGGAGCTGTTGTCGATACTAAACCGGAAATGCAAGAACAATTCGCTGTAATGGGAAGTGTTGTTGCTGAAAAATACCTTAATAAAAAAAATCCTAAAGTATATTTAGTTAATATTGGTGCAGAAGAAGGAAAAGGTGATATCAGAACTAAAGAAGTCTATCAATTATTAAAAAATAATCCAAATATAAATTTCTGTGGCAATATAGAACCTAGAGATTTTTTGACAGGCAAAGCTGATGTTATAGTAGCTGATGGTTTTTCCGGTAATATGATGATAAAATCTACAGAAGGGGCAGCATCTGTATTGTTTTCGGAAATAAAAACTGCTGTTACAAGTAGTTTTTTTTCTAAAATAGGTGCATTACTTTTAAAAAAATCATTAAAGAAAATAAAAGACAAATACGATTATAAAAAAGTAGGAGCAGGTATTTTTCTAGGATTAAATAAGCCTTTGTTTAAGGCTCATGGAAGTTCCGATAGAGAGGCTATAAAATTTGCTATATATAAAGCAGAGGAATTAATAAACAGTAATATAAATAACACAATAGAGGAGAGATTATGA
- a CDS encoding acyl carrier protein, with the protein MIKERIIEMIKSELMIDKFDLDADLVKDYEIDSIGLLDFIMSIEEEFDIEISDSELAELKTVNDVIAVVERKAGK; encoded by the coding sequence ATGATAAAAGAAAGAATTATAGAAATGATAAAAAGTGAATTGATGATAGATAAATTTGACCTGGATGCAGATTTGGTTAAAGATTATGAAATAGACTCAATTGGGCTTTTAGATTTTATTATGAGTATTGAAGAGGAATTTGATATTGAAATATCTGATTCAGAATTAGCAGAATTAAAGACTGTAAATGATGTTATTGCAGTAGTTGAAAGAAAAGCTGGAAAATAA
- the rnc gene encoding ribonuclease III — MTRDRIAKLDKLEKKINYKFNDINLLNLAFIHTSYTNEHPNYKNKSNERLEFLGDAVCELAFSEILYKNFKPKQEGFLTKVRANLVCEKSFSEFADQLGLAEFLLLGKGEEKTGGREKPSIKSDAFEAVMGALYLDGGYDVVFDLIYNLIIDKVKELKIQKESVNDYKSMLQEYLHKKNKSNIVYRLVNEIGPSHDKLFYFELYIEDKMISEGKGKNKKIAEQMAAKTALEKIGVLKK, encoded by the coding sequence ATGACTCGAGATAGAATTGCTAAATTAGATAAATTAGAAAAAAAAATAAATTATAAATTTAATGATATTAATTTGTTAAATTTAGCTTTTATCCACACCTCTTATACAAATGAACATCCTAATTATAAAAATAAAAGTAATGAAAGATTAGAATTTTTAGGAGATGCAGTTTGTGAACTAGCTTTTTCAGAAATTTTATATAAAAATTTTAAACCAAAACAAGAAGGATTTTTAACTAAAGTTAGAGCAAATCTTGTTTGTGAAAAATCATTCTCTGAATTTGCTGATCAATTGGGATTAGCTGAATTTTTATTATTAGGTAAAGGTGAAGAAAAAACTGGAGGTAGAGAAAAGCCGTCAATTAAATCTGATGCTTTTGAAGCCGTTATGGGAGCTTTGTATTTAGATGGTGGATATGATGTTGTTTTTGATCTTATCTATAATTTAATTATTGATAAAGTTAAAGAACTAAAGATCCAAAAAGAAAGCGTTAATGACTATAAATCAATGTTACAAGAGTATTTACATAAAAAAAATAAATCAAATATTGTTTATAGGCTTGTAAATGAAATTGGCCCATCACATGACAAACTTTTTTATTTTGAGCTTTATATTGAAGACAAAATGATATCAGAAGGAAAGGGCAAAAATAAAAAAATTGCAGAACAAATGGCTGCTAAAACTGCATTGGAAAAAATAGGTGTATTAAAAAAATAA
- the smc gene encoding chromosome segregation protein SMC, protein MKLKYVELYGFKSFADKTKLLFNKDISAVVGPNGSGKSNIADAIKWVLGEQSAKSLRGASMQDVIFSGTDIKKQMNMAQVSLILDNSDKSLPIAFDEVNVTRRVYRTGDSEYLLNKSPVRLKDIRELFLDTGIGKDGYSMIGQGRIDEILNGKNEERRYIFEEATGISKNKYKKSEAEKKLLKNEENLARLCSELKVKKQQFDILEKQSQNAKEGIKLTNRLELLELNLLDKAIQKNSDDLQNDKSKLEYIDLELSNSNDKLNKLTNLIYPVQEEIDRKTDELEEKKENQILGDKKIQSLENQINILREKNKFFIADKERLEKAINIKKEKILNFKDLIVEKEFKDVEIKSKKEEVNRQVIELNKVLEVKHLKFNNLKSEKNLLSISIEKNKEKLSDLKINKNTKEKLDDSNNQLKLNYISEIDKIDSLLKNKCIEIIEIENNIKNVEEKISKNVEVINEFNDKKNVIIGILEKLRLELSTKKNDYLKLESQKDILERQYKSYDGYYRSVQDLLKIADKNTFISSKIVGVLADLIEVEDKYKVALDLALGSSLQNIVIENEEDGKFLINFLKKNNIGRITFLPINKISANKYNVKHPKIIDTFNNLVKNDKKIDGIIDHFLSKTILVENIEDAVEVSKNIKGYRVITLDGEIINSWGSMVGGNTFKKESNSLLNRRKELDDLIENLHNLSIDINKMNEDINSKNNNIDKLNQNIQEFESANINHQINLNNFNKNIHELNVEVMFNNKRKDEFSELLNKIDDELKQEDFSEIEHLTSSLEKEESRMEIVSDNIEKLNVNISEEEKKLLLNKSELDVLIRDLSIIENDIENIKIDLEDNSKTLKIDEDSLVKTINNIENSNQEIEKLSKDMFNFKSNLNLSNSEIVVLEEELKNLITKIKEDKIEIENLKSLISEFEKEKYKLELKIENSEQKVNSLRDDYKETYSITDEELDEKLKRIDKIEATKKEVLDIKSRLSKIGYFNYESIEQFNIISEELDFLNKQYDDLIASKNDIINMIKSIEKDMKETFADAFEKIKIRFNEIFSILFNGGEAEIKLDSDDVLNAGIDIIARPPGKKLKSIALLSGGEKALTAVALLFAIFEINPAPFCVLDEIDAALDEANIKRYIGYLKSLVNKTQFIIITHRKVTMEMAEILYGVTMEEKGISKVITLALDEYKE, encoded by the coding sequence ATGAAATTAAAATATGTAGAACTATATGGATTTAAGAGCTTTGCGGATAAAACAAAATTACTTTTTAATAAGGATATATCAGCGGTTGTTGGACCAAATGGATCAGGAAAATCAAATATTGCAGATGCTATAAAGTGGGTTTTAGGTGAACAATCAGCTAAGTCGCTTCGTGGGGCAAGTATGCAGGATGTAATTTTTTCAGGTACTGATATAAAAAAACAAATGAATATGGCTCAAGTATCTTTAATTTTAGATAATAGTGATAAGTCTTTACCTATTGCTTTTGATGAAGTAAATGTTACCAGAAGAGTATATAGGACAGGAGATAGCGAGTATTTGCTTAATAAATCTCCTGTTAGACTAAAAGATATTAGAGAACTATTTTTGGATACGGGAATCGGAAAAGATGGATATTCAATGATAGGTCAAGGTCGTATTGATGAAATTCTTAATGGTAAAAATGAAGAAAGAAGATATATTTTTGAGGAAGCTACAGGTATATCAAAAAATAAATATAAAAAAAGTGAAGCTGAAAAAAAATTGTTAAAAAATGAAGAAAATTTAGCACGATTATGTAGTGAACTAAAGGTTAAGAAGCAACAATTTGATATTTTGGAAAAGCAATCTCAAAATGCAAAAGAGGGAATAAAATTAACTAATAGATTAGAATTATTAGAACTTAATTTATTAGATAAAGCTATTCAAAAAAATTCAGATGATTTACAAAATGATAAATCAAAATTAGAATACATAGATTTAGAACTTAGCAATTCGAATGATAAATTAAATAAACTTACTAATTTAATTTATCCAGTTCAAGAAGAAATAGATAGAAAAACTGATGAATTAGAAGAAAAAAAAGAAAATCAAATTTTAGGCGATAAAAAAATTCAAAGTTTAGAAAATCAAATTAATATTTTAAGAGAAAAAAATAAATTTTTTATAGCTGACAAGGAAAGATTGGAAAAGGCTATAAATATTAAGAAGGAAAAGATATTAAATTTTAAAGATTTAATTGTTGAAAAAGAATTTAAGGATGTAGAGATTAAATCTAAAAAGGAAGAAGTTAATCGACAAGTAATTGAGTTAAATAAAGTGCTCGAAGTTAAACACCTGAAATTTAACAATCTAAAATCTGAAAAGAATTTATTGTCAATTAGTATTGAAAAAAATAAAGAAAAATTGTCAGATTTGAAAATAAATAAAAATACTAAAGAAAAATTAGATGATTCAAATAATCAACTAAAATTAAATTATATTTCAGAAATAGATAAAATTGATTCTTTATTAAAAAATAAATGTATAGAAATTATTGAAATTGAAAATAATATTAAAAATGTTGAAGAGAAAATAAGTAAAAACGTTGAAGTAATTAATGAATTTAACGATAAGAAAAATGTTATTATTGGTATTCTTGAAAAATTAAGATTAGAATTATCTACTAAAAAAAATGATTACTTAAAACTAGAATCTCAAAAAGATATTTTAGAAAGACAGTATAAATCATACGATGGTTATTATAGATCTGTTCAAGATTTACTAAAAATTGCTGATAAAAATACTTTCATATCTTCAAAAATAGTTGGTGTTTTAGCTGATTTGATTGAAGTTGAAGATAAGTATAAAGTTGCCTTAGATTTGGCTTTAGGATCATCTCTTCAAAATATTGTTATAGAAAATGAAGAAGATGGTAAATTTTTAATTAATTTCTTAAAGAAAAATAATATTGGTAGAATCACATTCTTACCTATTAATAAAATTTCGGCAAATAAATATAATGTTAAGCATCCAAAAATCATTGATACATTTAATAATTTGGTAAAAAATGACAAAAAGATAGATGGGATAATTGATCATTTTCTATCAAAAACAATACTAGTTGAAAATATTGAAGATGCTGTAGAAGTTTCTAAAAATATTAAAGGATATCGAGTTATCACTCTTGATGGGGAAATTATTAATTCTTGGGGGTCTATGGTTGGAGGAAATACATTCAAAAAAGAAAGTAATAGCCTTTTAAATCGTAGAAAAGAATTAGATGATTTAATAGAAAATTTACACAATTTATCTATTGATATCAATAAAATGAATGAAGATATTAATAGTAAAAATAATAATATAGATAAGTTAAATCAAAATATTCAAGAGTTTGAATCGGCTAATATTAATCATCAGATAAATTTAAATAATTTTAATAAAAATATTCATGAATTAAATGTTGAAGTAATGTTTAATAATAAACGTAAAGATGAATTTAGTGAGTTGTTAAATAAAATTGATGATGAATTAAAACAGGAAGATTTTTCTGAGATTGAGCATTTGACTTCAAGTCTTGAAAAAGAAGAAAGTAGAATGGAAATTGTTTCAGATAATATAGAAAAATTAAATGTAAATATTTCTGAAGAAGAAAAGAAATTATTATTGAATAAATCTGAATTAGATGTTTTAATTAGAGACCTTTCAATTATTGAAAATGATATTGAAAATATAAAAATTGATTTAGAAGATAACTCAAAAACACTAAAAATAGATGAAGATTCTTTGGTTAAAACTATCAATAATATTGAAAATTCAAATCAAGAAATTGAAAAATTGTCAAAAGATATGTTTAACTTTAAATCAAATTTAAACTTATCAAATAGTGAAATAGTAGTTCTTGAAGAAGAATTAAAAAATTTAATAACTAAAATTAAAGAAGATAAAATAGAAATTGAAAACTTAAAAAGTTTGATTTCAGAATTTGAAAAAGAAAAATATAAATTAGAATTAAAAATTGAAAATTCAGAGCAAAAGGTAAATTCTTTAAGAGATGATTATAAAGAAACTTATTCAATTACAGATGAGGAATTAGATGAAAAATTAAAACGTATTGATAAGATTGAAGCTACAAAAAAAGAAGTATTAGATATTAAATCAAGATTATCTAAAATAGGATATTTCAATTATGAAAGTATCGAACAATTTAATATAATATCTGAAGAATTAGATTTTTTAAATAAACAATATGATGATTTAATTGCTTCTAAAAATGATATTATCAATATGATTAAATCAATTGAAAAAGATATGAAAGAAACCTTTGCAGATGCATTTGAAAAAATTAAAATAAGGTTTAATGAAATATTTTCAATTTTATTTAATGGTGGAGAAGCTGAAATTAAGCTGGATTCAGATGATGTATTAAATGCTGGTATTGACATTATTGCAAGACCTCCAGGTAAAAAATTAAAAAGTATTGCACTTTTATCGGGGGGAGAAAAAGCTCTTACAGCAGTTGCTTTACTTTTTGCTATTTTTGAAATTAATCCTGCTCCATTTTGCGTACTAGATGAAATAGATGCTGCCTTAGATGAGGCAAATATAAAGAGATATATAGGTTACTTAAAATCATTAGTTAATAAAACACAGTTTATAATTATTACACACAGAAAGGTAACTATGGAAATGGCTGAGATTTTATATGGTGTAACTATGGAAGAAAAAGGAATTTCAAAAGTCATTACGCTAGCACTTGATGAATATAAAGAATAA